The nucleotide sequence TGTCAGCAGTGCCTGGCCCTCGTCGTCGAGCCGGCAGTAGGTATCGATACTCGCGTCGTCCAGGCGTCCGTTGAGCACCTCCTGGCCGCGTGCGCGCTGCAGGGCATGGACACGCAGCACCGTGTCGTGCATCGCTTCCGAGGTAAGTGAGGGCTTGTCCTCGGCCCGGACGGGCTGCATCTGTACATAGAGGTCGATCCGGTCGAGGAATGGGTCGGAGAGCCTGGAACGGTAACGCCTGATTTCGAGGTCGGTGCAGCGGCACTCCAGGGCCTCGTTAAGCAGGTTACCGCAGGGACAGGGGTTCATGGCGGAAACAAAAAGAAAGTCCGTGGGGTACTCCACCTTGGAGTGAACCCGCGAGATACGGATGCGTTTGTCTTCCAGGGGTTCGCGCAGGGCTTCGAGCACCTGTTTGGAGAAGTGGGGGAGTTCGTCAAAGAAGAGGATGCCGTTATGGGCCAGTCCCACTTCGCCGATCTGCGCCCGGTGGCTTCCCCCGCCGAAGATGGAGGCGGACGTGCCGCTGTGATGCGGCGAGCGGAAAGGGC is from Sulfurimonas sp. HSL-1656 and encodes:
- a CDS encoding ATP-binding protein — translated: MHNLLLEGSPGSGKSMIAKRLRHVLPPLTDSELLDIAKLDVLEGREPHFTPLRPFRSPHHSGTSASIFGGGSHRAQIGEVGLAHNGILFFDELPHFSKQVLEALREPLEDKRIRISRVHSKVEYPTDFLFVSAMNPCPCGNLLNEALECRCTDLEIRRYRSRLSDPFLDRIDLYVQMQPVRAEDKPSLTSEAMHDTVLRVHALQRARGQEVLNGRLDDASIDTYCRLDDEGQALLTQAVQRFALSFRAIKKLQKVARTIADIDGSASITSAHLLEALSYRRRT